The following proteins come from a genomic window of Sphingosinicella flava:
- the ribD gene encoding bifunctional diaminohydroxyphosphoribosylaminopyrimidine deaminase/5-amino-6-(5-phosphoribosylamino)uracil reductase RibD, translated as MTDNDWMRAAIALGEQAQGRTAPNPNVGCVIVKQGRVVGKGATQPGGRPHAEAVALKEAGDAAAGATVYVTLEPCAHESTRGPACTDLLIAAGVDRVVIGTRDPDTRTKGKGIARLQDAGIEVEVGRLRDAAAASMAGFFTRLERGRPLVTLKLAMSLDGKIALPSGESKWITGEDARRHVHEIRARSDMILVGRGTYAADAPRLDVRLPGLEDYSPRKALLTSGEGIEGWARLASPEDVYGLADVNDLLVEGGSGAASAFLAADLVDRLLIYRAPILIGEGKSSLGYIGLTALADAHRRWRFVSAEMLGIDRLEVYERDRTEGS; from the coding sequence ATGACCGACAATGATTGGATGCGGGCCGCGATTGCGCTTGGAGAACAGGCGCAAGGCCGGACCGCGCCCAATCCCAATGTCGGCTGCGTCATCGTCAAGCAGGGCCGTGTCGTGGGGAAGGGCGCCACGCAGCCGGGAGGCCGCCCGCACGCGGAAGCCGTGGCCCTCAAGGAAGCCGGAGACGCCGCGGCGGGCGCGACCGTCTACGTGACGCTCGAACCCTGTGCGCACGAAAGCACCCGTGGCCCGGCATGCACCGATCTCCTGATCGCCGCCGGTGTCGACCGAGTGGTGATCGGCACGCGCGACCCGGACACGCGCACCAAGGGCAAGGGTATTGCCCGGCTTCAGGACGCGGGAATCGAGGTTGAAGTGGGCCGCCTCCGGGATGCGGCTGCGGCCTCGATGGCGGGATTCTTCACGCGGCTCGAACGGGGTCGCCCCCTCGTCACCCTGAAACTCGCCATGTCCTTGGACGGCAAGATCGCGCTTCCCTCCGGCGAGAGCAAATGGATTACGGGCGAGGATGCGCGCCGCCATGTCCACGAGATACGCGCGCGGTCCGACATGATTCTTGTCGGGCGCGGCACTTATGCGGCCGACGCGCCGCGTCTCGACGTGCGCCTCCCCGGGCTGGAGGACTATTCGCCGCGCAAGGCCCTGCTCACCAGCGGCGAGGGCATTGAAGGCTGGGCAAGGCTCGCGAGCCCCGAGGACGTCTACGGCCTCGCGGATGTGAACGACCTGCTGGTCGAGGGCGGATCGGGCGCGGCCTCCGCCTTCCTCGCCGCCGACCTGGTCGACCGCCTGCTCATCTACCGCGCGCCGATCCTGATCGGCGAGGGCAAGTCGTCGCTGGGCTATATCGGCCTCACCGCCCTCGCCGACGCCCACCGCCGCTGGCGCTTCGTTTCTGCGGAGATGCTTGGCATCGATCGGCTCGAAGTCTACGAGCGCGACCGGACCGAAGGATCCTGA
- a CDS encoding energy transducer TonB — protein MEGGFLTPRKSNAASLVAVIALHGAALTALALSKMDMPIKEFIPRLTVENIPIPPDPPKVIPEQQPQKQKATAPSELQAIKPPMDLPNNSSVEGKTNPDPTPPIGAMPGEKVVLPEDKGPVVLPPPAPVRVAAQIDPRYADALQPPYPPSEQRMSNEGKVSVRVTIGTDGRVKAVRKISATSDAFYKATERQALTRWRFKPAAVDGKAVESEKVMTVTFQMER, from the coding sequence ATGGAAGGAGGATTTCTCACCCCACGGAAAAGCAATGCAGCGAGCCTTGTCGCCGTCATCGCCCTGCATGGGGCGGCGCTGACCGCATTGGCGCTGTCGAAGATGGACATGCCGATCAAGGAATTCATCCCGAGGCTCACCGTCGAAAATATCCCGATCCCGCCCGACCCCCCCAAAGTCATTCCCGAACAGCAGCCACAAAAGCAAAAGGCCACAGCGCCTTCGGAGCTTCAGGCCATCAAGCCGCCGATGGACCTGCCCAACAATTCTTCGGTAGAAGGAAAAACGAACCCCGACCCGACGCCGCCTATCGGCGCCATGCCAGGGGAGAAGGTTGTCCTTCCCGAAGACAAAGGGCCGGTTGTCCTTCCGCCCCCAGCGCCGGTCCGCGTCGCCGCGCAGATCGATCCCCGCTACGCCGACGCGCTCCAGCCGCCTTATCCCCCCTCCGAACAGCGGATGAGCAATGAGGGCAAGGTTTCCGTTCGCGTCACCATCGGCACCGACGGCCGGGTGAAGGCAGTGCGCAAGATCTCGGCGACCAGTGATGCCTTCTACAAGGCGACCGAACGGCAGGCGCTCACCCGCTGGCGCTTCAAGCCGGCGGCCGTCGATGGCAAGGCCGTCGAGAGCGAAAAGGTGATGACCGTCACCTTCCAGATGGAACGATAA
- a CDS encoding alkene reductase, with translation MASLFDPVTFGAVTCPNRIVMAPLTRARATREHVPTELMKTYYAQRAGAGLIITEATGISRQGLGWPYAPGLWTMEQVEAWKPVTEAVHEAGGRIFCQLWHMGRLVHPSFLDGEKPVSASATTAPNKAHTYDGRQPYEEARALALDEIPDILDDYARAAGHAIAAGFDGVQLHAANGYLIDQFLRDGSNHRDDDYGGPVENRIRLLRQATRAIADVVGPERTAVRLSPNGESQGVNDSDPEALFTAAAAVLDEIGIAFLELREPPLDGTFGKGEREPIAPAIRKVFHGPLVLNSDYSAARAEEALSEGVADAISFGRPFIANPDLPRRIESGAEWAKDDPSTWYSQGPEGYIDYPEAEAAAAA, from the coding sequence TTGGCTTCCCTGTTCGATCCCGTCACTTTCGGCGCCGTCACCTGTCCCAATCGCATCGTCATGGCGCCGCTGACCCGCGCCCGCGCAACGCGGGAGCATGTGCCGACCGAGCTTATGAAGACCTATTATGCGCAGCGCGCGGGCGCGGGCCTGATCATCACGGAGGCGACGGGGATCAGCCGCCAGGGGCTCGGCTGGCCCTATGCGCCCGGCCTCTGGACGATGGAACAGGTGGAAGCCTGGAAGCCGGTCACGGAGGCAGTGCACGAAGCGGGCGGGCGAATCTTCTGCCAGCTCTGGCATATGGGACGCCTCGTCCATCCGAGCTTCCTGGATGGGGAGAAACCGGTCTCCGCGTCGGCCACCACAGCTCCCAATAAGGCGCATACTTATGACGGCCGGCAGCCTTATGAAGAAGCGCGGGCGTTGGCGCTGGACGAGATACCGGACATTCTCGACGATTATGCGCGGGCGGCGGGTCATGCGATCGCCGCAGGCTTCGACGGCGTGCAGCTTCATGCCGCCAACGGCTATCTGATCGATCAATTCCTTCGGGACGGCAGCAATCATCGCGACGACGATTATGGCGGCCCGGTCGAGAATCGCATCCGCCTGCTGCGTCAGGCGACGCGCGCCATCGCCGACGTGGTGGGTCCGGAGCGCACCGCCGTCCGCCTGTCTCCGAACGGCGAATCGCAAGGGGTGAACGACAGCGATCCCGAAGCCCTGTTCACCGCCGCCGCCGCGGTGTTGGACGAAATCGGCATCGCCTTCCTAGAGCTGCGCGAGCCACCGCTCGACGGCACGTTCGGCAAGGGGGAACGGGAGCCGATCGCGCCCGCCATCCGCAAGGTCTTCCACGGCCCTCTGGTTCTCAATTCCGACTATAGTGCGGCGCGGGCGGAAGAGGCGCTGAGCGAAGGCGTCGCCGACGCGATCAGTTTCGGGCGGCCGTTCATCGCCAATCCGGATCTGCCCCGGCGCATCGAAAGCGGCGCGGAATGGGCGAAGGACGATCCGTCGACCTGGTACAGCCAGGGGCCCGAAGGCTATATCGACTATCCGGAGGCGGAAGCGGCTGCGGCTGCGTAA
- the ribB gene encoding 3,4-dihydroxy-2-butanone-4-phosphate synthase — protein MSTILIDKLCELVTTGGMSRSGLSRAAGLHPNSLRKLGDDDWNPTADTLLKLEKFLASGSFGVMATPEQIIDEARNGRMFILVDDDDRENEGDLVIPAQMATPDAINFMAKHGRGLICLALSKSRVDQLQLGLMSRNNGTRHETAFTTSIEARDGVTTGISAADRARTISVAIDASKGPEHIVTPGHVFPLVAREGGVLVRAGHTEAAVDVSRLAGLNPSGVICEIMREDGTMARMDDLIAFAQLHGLKIGTIRDLIAYRLKKDHLVEQTAEAPFESRWGGTWTAKSFLNKATGIEQIALVKGRIDPGKPTLVRMHALSMFSDAFAENDPRSGLLQGAMQAIAEEGAGVIVVINRPLSNALSNELDKRAGKQVMQDSEQLRDYGVGAQILSALGVHEMILLTNTHHTPVALGGYGLSIVGERPIPLKG, from the coding sequence ATGAGCACGATATTGATCGACAAACTGTGCGAGCTGGTCACAACCGGCGGCATGTCGCGGTCCGGCTTATCCCGGGCGGCGGGACTTCACCCCAACTCTTTGCGCAAACTCGGCGATGACGACTGGAACCCGACCGCCGATACCTTGCTGAAGCTCGAGAAATTCCTCGCCAGCGGCAGCTTCGGCGTGATGGCGACGCCGGAGCAGATCATCGACGAAGCGCGCAACGGCCGCATGTTCATCCTCGTCGATGACGACGACCGGGAGAATGAGGGCGATCTCGTCATCCCGGCGCAAATGGCAACGCCGGACGCGATCAACTTCATGGCGAAGCATGGGCGCGGTCTCATCTGCCTCGCCCTTTCCAAGAGCCGGGTCGACCAGCTTCAACTCGGCCTGATGTCGCGCAACAATGGCACGCGGCACGAAACCGCCTTTACCACCTCGATCGAGGCGCGGGACGGCGTCACCACCGGCATTTCCGCCGCCGACCGCGCGCGCACCATCTCCGTCGCGATCGATGCGTCCAAAGGGCCGGAGCATATCGTGACGCCTGGCCACGTCTTCCCGCTCGTCGCGCGCGAAGGCGGCGTGCTCGTCCGCGCCGGTCATACCGAGGCGGCGGTCGACGTGTCGCGCCTCGCCGGGCTCAATCCGTCGGGCGTGATCTGCGAGATCATGCGCGAAGACGGGACGATGGCGCGGATGGACGATCTCATCGCATTCGCCCAGCTCCACGGCCTCAAGATCGGCACGATCCGCGATTTGATCGCCTATCGCCTGAAGAAGGATCATCTCGTCGAACAGACAGCCGAGGCGCCCTTCGAAAGCCGGTGGGGCGGCACCTGGACCGCGAAGAGCTTCCTCAACAAGGCGACCGGCATCGAGCAGATTGCGCTGGTGAAGGGCCGGATCGATCCGGGCAAGCCGACGCTCGTCCGCATGCACGCCCTCAGCATGTTCTCCGACGCCTTCGCCGAGAACGATCCCCGTTCCGGACTGCTCCAGGGCGCCATGCAGGCGATCGCCGAGGAAGGGGCGGGCGTAATCGTCGTCATCAACCGGCCCTTGTCCAACGCCTTGTCGAACGAGCTCGACAAGCGCGCGGGCAAGCAGGTTATGCAGGACAGCGAACAGCTGCGCGATTACGGCGTCGGCGCGCAGATCCTCTCCGCGCTCGGCGTCCACGAGATGATCCTGCTCACCAACACCCATCACACGCCCGTGGCCCTCGGCGGCTACGGCCTCTCCATCGTCGGCGAACGGCCGATCCCCCTGAAAGGCTGA
- a CDS encoding SDR family oxidoreductase, whose product MPSLLVTGANRGLGLEFVRQYAAKGWRIIATCRSLNEAGDLRAVDGDIRIEQLDMGDLPAIASFGERLAGAPLDLLVANAGTWGPGRIESAADGEGWLDAFRVNTVAPVLLARAVRAGLKAAGGTFVAISSKMGSIEDNMSGGYIAYRSSKAALNAAVRSVAIDWADDGIVAAVLHPGWVQTRMGGQAAPLTPEESVAGMRHVIERLGPQDTGGFFDYSGEALPW is encoded by the coding sequence ATGCCCAGTCTGCTCGTTACCGGCGCCAATCGCGGATTGGGTCTCGAATTCGTGCGCCAATATGCGGCCAAGGGCTGGCGGATCATCGCGACCTGCCGGAGCCTGAATGAGGCGGGCGATCTGCGCGCCGTCGACGGCGACATCCGCATCGAGCAACTCGATATGGGGGATCTCCCCGCAATCGCATCCTTCGGCGAACGCCTCGCAGGCGCGCCGCTCGATCTCCTGGTCGCCAATGCCGGAACCTGGGGGCCTGGACGTATCGAGAGCGCGGCGGACGGCGAGGGGTGGCTCGATGCCTTCCGCGTCAATACGGTCGCGCCCGTCTTGCTCGCCCGCGCGGTGCGTGCCGGGCTTAAGGCGGCTGGCGGCACTTTCGTCGCCATTTCCAGCAAGATGGGCAGCATCGAGGACAATATGTCCGGCGGCTACATCGCCTATCGCTCGTCCAAGGCGGCCCTGAACGCCGCCGTCCGCTCCGTCGCGATCGACTGGGCGGATGACGGGATCGTTGCCGCCGTCCTTCACCCCGGCTGGGTCCAGACCCGCATGGGCGGCCAGGCCGCGCCGCTGACGCCGGAGGAAAGCGTCGCGGGCATGCGGCACGTCATCGAGAGGCTCGGCCCCCAGGATACAGGCGGCTTCTTCGACTATTCGGGAGAGGCTCTTCCCTGGTGA
- a CDS encoding DUF5996 family protein yields the protein MDAWPPLGPEDAPTIAALHLFSQIPGKVALATLPWRNHGWHLTYRLCPRGFRTQPLRTATGAFEFEFDLVDHHLRLIDGNRADGSIPLRPMPVSVFYNDVMTLLGYAGHKVHIVGVPNEIEPAIPFRKDDEERAYDQRSADRLRRALLKAEDVLSRFRSSFLGKVSPVQLFWGSFDLAVTRFSGREAPPHPGGIPHLPDRVTREAYSHEVSSAGFWPGGANGGTPLFYSYAYPAPSGFADAWIEPEAARYEETLGEFVLDYEAVRKAGDPESMLMDFLMSTYTAAANLGKWDRSSLECELGRPAMPRAL from the coding sequence ATGGACGCATGGCCGCCGCTAGGTCCGGAGGACGCCCCGACCATCGCCGCCCTGCACCTTTTTTCCCAGATACCGGGAAAGGTGGCGCTGGCGACGCTTCCCTGGCGCAATCACGGCTGGCACCTCACCTACCGCCTCTGCCCGCGCGGCTTCCGAACCCAGCCGCTCCGCACGGCGACCGGCGCGTTCGAGTTCGAATTCGACCTGGTCGATCATCATCTGCGCCTCATCGACGGGAATCGCGCGGACGGCTCCATTCCATTGCGGCCGATGCCGGTCTCGGTGTTCTACAATGACGTCATGACGCTGCTCGGCTATGCGGGCCACAAGGTTCATATCGTCGGCGTGCCGAACGAAATCGAACCCGCCATTCCCTTCCGCAAGGACGATGAAGAACGCGCTTACGACCAGCGAAGCGCCGACCGCCTACGCCGCGCCCTGCTGAAGGCGGAAGACGTGTTGTCGCGCTTTCGTTCATCTTTCCTCGGCAAGGTCAGCCCGGTGCAGCTCTTCTGGGGCAGCTTCGACCTTGCCGTGACGCGCTTTTCGGGCCGGGAGGCGCCGCCGCATCCGGGCGGCATTCCCCATTTGCCGGACCGCGTCACCCGCGAAGCCTATAGCCACGAGGTGTCAAGCGCGGGCTTCTGGCCGGGCGGCGCCAATGGCGGGACGCCGCTCTTTTATTCCTATGCTTATCCGGCGCCGAGTGGGTTTGCGGACGCGTGGATCGAACCCGAAGCCGCACGCTATGAGGAAACGCTGGGGGAATTCGTTTTGGATTATGAAGCGGTGCGCAAGGCGGGAGATCCGGAAAGCATGCTGATGGACTTCCTCATGAGCACTTACACGGCGGCTGCTAATCTGGGCAAGTGGGATAGAAGCAGTCTGGAATGCGAACTCGGCAGGCCAGCCATGCCGCGCGCCCTGTGA
- a CDS encoding ribose-phosphate pyrophosphokinase produces MKLMSGNANLPLAKAIADYLEIPMTDAAVKRFADEEVFVEINENVRGEDVFVIQPTAYPANDNLMELLICIDALRRSSAKRITAVLPYFGYARQDRKPGPRTPISAKLVANLITVAGANRVLSIDLHAGQIQGFFDIPTDNLYAAPVMSADIQARFAGRNITVVSPDVGGVVRARALAKRLNNAPLAIVDKRRERAGESEVMNIIGDVDGRFCILIDDIVDSAGTLCNAAAALKQAGAEDVVAYCTHGVLSGGAVARVEKSELRELVVTDSIGLHEVVQGSEKIRILTVAPLLAEAIKRISQESSVSSLFD; encoded by the coding sequence ATGAAATTGATGTCGGGCAACGCGAACCTTCCGCTCGCGAAGGCGATTGCCGATTACCTCGAAATCCCGATGACCGATGCGGCCGTGAAGCGCTTCGCCGACGAGGAAGTGTTCGTCGAGATCAACGAGAATGTGCGCGGCGAGGACGTGTTCGTCATCCAGCCGACCGCCTATCCGGCGAACGACAATCTGATGGAGCTGCTCATCTGCATCGACGCGCTCCGCCGCTCTTCGGCCAAGCGCATCACCGCGGTCCTCCCCTACTTCGGTTATGCGCGGCAGGACCGGAAGCCCGGACCCCGCACGCCGATCTCGGCCAAGCTCGTCGCCAACCTCATCACCGTCGCGGGTGCCAATCGCGTCCTGTCGATCGACCTGCACGCCGGGCAGATCCAGGGCTTCTTCGATATTCCGACCGACAATCTCTACGCGGCCCCCGTCATGTCGGCCGACATTCAGGCGCGTTTCGCCGGGCGCAACATCACCGTCGTGTCGCCCGACGTCGGCGGCGTGGTCCGCGCCCGCGCGCTCGCCAAGCGTCTCAACAACGCCCCGCTCGCCATCGTCGACAAGCGCCGCGAGCGGGCGGGCGAATCGGAAGTGATGAACATCATCGGCGATGTCGATGGCCGCTTCTGCATCCTCATCGACGACATCGTCGATTCGGCGGGCACGCTCTGCAACGCCGCCGCCGCCCTCAAGCAGGCGGGGGCGGAAGACGTGGTCGCTTATTGCACCCACGGTGTGCTGTCGGGCGGCGCAGTGGCGCGCGTCGAGAAATCGGAGCTGCGCGAGCTCGTCGTCACCGATTCAATCGGGTTGCACGAGGTGGTCCAAGGATCGGAGAAAATCCGCATCCTGACCGTTGCACCCTTGCTGGCCGAAGCGATCAAGCGCATCTCACAGGAAAGCTCGGTCTCCAGCCTCTTCGACTAG
- the rplT gene encoding 50S ribosomal protein L20, which translates to MARVKRGVTTKAKHKRILDQAKGYYGRRKNTIRIARQAVEKAGQYAYRDRKVKKRSFRALWIQRINAAVRMEGLTYGQFMHGLKLAGVDLDRKVLADIAMHEGDAFKAIVAQARGALPQQA; encoded by the coding sequence ATGGCACGTGTCAAACGCGGTGTAACCACCAAGGCGAAGCACAAGAGAATTTTGGATCAGGCGAAGGGCTATTACGGCCGTCGCAAGAACACGATCCGCATCGCGCGTCAGGCGGTCGAGAAGGCCGGCCAATACGCCTATCGCGACCGCAAGGTGAAGAAGCGGAGCTTCCGCGCCCTCTGGATCCAGCGCATCAACGCCGCTGTCCGCATGGAAGGCCTGACCTACGGCCAGTTCATGCACGGCCTGAAGCTCGCCGGCGTCGACCTCGACCGCAAGGTTCTGGCCGATATCGCGATGCACGAAGGCGATGCATTCAAGGCGATCGTGGCGCAAGCGCGCGGAGCCCTGCCGCAGCAGGCCTAA
- a CDS encoding riboflavin synthase, translating into MFTGIITDIGRIDAAEQKGDLRLTISCGYAMDSVDLGASIACSGVCLTVVDKGPGWFAVDLSAETVSRTAPGLWTEGNRLNLERALRVGDELGGHIVTGHVDGIGTVEAVTPIGDSLKMTVIADEDIAPYLAAKGSITLDGVSLTVNEVENIADGVRFAINIIPHTAAQTTFSDLVAGRKLNIEIDILARYLGRMMDLRR; encoded by the coding sequence ATGTTCACCGGCATCATCACCGACATCGGCCGCATCGACGCCGCCGAGCAGAAAGGCGACCTGCGCCTCACCATCTCCTGCGGCTACGCCATGGACAGCGTCGACCTCGGCGCGTCCATCGCCTGTTCGGGCGTATGCCTGACGGTGGTCGACAAGGGGCCGGGCTGGTTCGCCGTCGATCTCTCCGCCGAAACCGTCTCCCGCACCGCGCCGGGCCTGTGGACGGAGGGCAATCGCCTGAACCTCGAACGCGCGCTCCGCGTCGGGGACGAGCTGGGCGGCCATATCGTCACCGGCCATGTCGACGGCATCGGCACGGTAGAGGCGGTCACTCCGATCGGCGATTCCTTGAAAATGACAGTGATCGCGGACGAGGACATTGCTCCTTATCTCGCCGCCAAAGGCTCGATCACCCTGGACGGAGTGTCGCTGACCGTGAACGAGGTGGAAAATATCGCTGACGGCGTGCGCTTCGCCATCAACATCATTCCCCATACGGCCGCCCAGACAACCTTTTCCGATCTGGTGGCGGGCAGGAAACTCAACATCGAGATCGACATCCTTGCCCGCTACCTCGGCCGCATGATGGATTTGCGTCGTTGA
- the rpmI gene encoding 50S ribosomal protein L35 — MPKLKTKSGVKKRFKLTATGKVKHGVAGKRHRLISHNAKYIRQNRGTEVLADADTARVKLWAPYGLN, encoded by the coding sequence ATGCCCAAGTTGAAGACCAAGAGCGGTGTGAAGAAGCGCTTCAAGCTCACCGCGACGGGCAAGGTGAAGCACGGCGTCGCCGGCAAGCGCCACCGCCTGATCAGCCACAATGCCAAGTACATCCGCCAGAACCGCGGCACCGAAGTGCTCGCCGACGCCGACACGGCGCGCGTGAAGCTCTGGGCGCCCTACGGCCTGAACTAA
- the ribH gene encoding 6,7-dimethyl-8-ribityllumazine synthase has product MARLLIVEARFYDHLNDMLLDGARAAIEEAGHAHETVTVPGALEVPGAIALAAETGRYDGYVALGVVIRGETYHFEIVSNESARGIMALTMDGIAIGNGILTVENEAQALARASRQVKDKGGEAAKAALAMMALKERFT; this is encoded by the coding sequence ATGGCGAGACTGCTCATCGTGGAAGCGCGCTTCTACGACCATCTGAACGACATGCTCTTGGACGGCGCCCGCGCCGCGATCGAGGAAGCGGGCCATGCGCATGAGACGGTCACGGTACCCGGCGCGCTGGAAGTGCCCGGCGCCATCGCGCTCGCCGCCGAAACCGGGCGCTATGACGGCTATGTCGCGCTCGGCGTCGTGATCCGGGGCGAAACCTATCATTTCGAAATCGTGTCGAACGAAAGCGCGCGCGGCATCATGGCCCTCACCATGGACGGCATCGCCATCGGCAACGGCATCTTGACGGTCGAAAACGAAGCCCAGGCCCTCGCCCGCGCCAGCCGCCAGGTGAAGGACAAAGGCGGCGAGGCGGCGAAGGCGGCGCTCGCGATGATGGCGCTAAAAGAGCGCTTCACTTAG
- the gltX gene encoding glutamate--tRNA ligase: protein MTIVTRFAPSPTGKLHVGNIRTALHNWLWAKRHGGRFILRLDDTDKERSREEYADSIRADLQWLGLDWDEEHRQSQRFHRYETAVDRLREMGRVYPCYETAQELDLKRKVQLSRGKPPVYDRAALALTDADFERFEKEGRQPHWRFKLDHSKPIEWQDGIRGRQHFDPALLSDPVIRREDGSWLYMLPSAVDDVDFGVTHVVRGEDHVTNTGLQIQMFEALGAPVPAFAHEALLVGSEGKLSKRLGSLGVETMREAGIEPMALIAKLARIGTSQPVEAVPTPAPLIEAFCFDTFGRAPARFDMEELEGLNARIIHQLDYDQVAGRLPAGMDRAGWEAVRPNLRTVAEAADWWHIVEGPVTVEADPADAAFLAAAVRRAETLDWSDAPWQALTATLKAETGRGGKALFLPLRRALTGRDSGPEMGPLVKLIGKDRSIARLRAASRH from the coding sequence ATGACCATCGTCACCCGCTTCGCGCCCTCGCCGACCGGCAAGCTCCACGTCGGCAACATCCGCACCGCGCTCCACAATTGGCTGTGGGCGAAGCGGCATGGGGGGCGCTTCATCCTGCGGCTGGACGATACCGACAAGGAGCGGTCGCGCGAGGAATATGCGGACTCGATCCGTGCCGACCTCCAGTGGCTGGGCCTCGACTGGGACGAGGAGCATCGCCAGTCGCAGCGTTTCCATCGCTACGAGACGGCGGTCGACCGGCTGCGCGAGATGGGCCGTGTCTATCCCTGCTATGAGACGGCGCAGGAGCTGGACCTGAAGCGCAAGGTGCAGCTGAGCCGGGGCAAGCCGCCCGTCTACGACCGCGCGGCCCTCGCCCTTACCGACGCCGATTTCGAGCGGTTCGAAAAGGAAGGCCGCCAGCCGCACTGGCGCTTCAAGCTCGACCATTCCAAGCCGATCGAATGGCAGGACGGCATTCGCGGCCGCCAGCATTTCGACCCCGCCTTGCTCTCCGACCCGGTCATCCGGCGCGAGGACGGTAGCTGGCTCTACATGCTGCCAAGTGCGGTCGACGATGTGGATTTCGGCGTCACCCATGTCGTGCGCGGCGAGGACCATGTCACCAATACCGGTCTTCAGATCCAGATGTTCGAAGCCTTAGGTGCCCCGGTCCCCGCCTTCGCGCACGAGGCGCTGCTTGTGGGTTCGGAAGGGAAATTGTCGAAACGCCTCGGCTCGCTCGGCGTCGAAACGATGCGCGAAGCGGGCATCGAGCCCATGGCCCTCATCGCCAAGCTCGCCCGCATCGGCACCAGCCAGCCGGTCGAAGCGGTCCCAACGCCCGCGCCTTTGATCGAGGCCTTCTGCTTCGACACGTTCGGCCGCGCACCCGCCCGGTTCGACATGGAGGAACTGGAGGGTTTGAACGCCCGCATCATCCACCAACTCGATTACGATCAGGTCGCCGGCCGCCTGCCCGCCGGCATGGACCGCGCGGGCTGGGAAGCGGTGCGGCCCAACCTGCGCACGGTCGCCGAGGCCGCCGACTGGTGGCATATCGTCGAAGGGCCAGTAACGGTCGAAGCGGACCCGGCGGATGCGGCCTTCCTCGCCGCCGCCGTGCGTCGCGCGGAAACGCTCGACTGGTCGGATGCGCCCTGGCAAGCGCTCACTGCCACGCTCAAGGCGGAGACCGGACGGGGCGGAAAGGCCCTGTTCCTCCCCCTGCGCCGTGCCCTTACCGGACGGGACAGTGGCCCCGAAATGGGGCCTCTCGTGAAACTGATTGGCAAGGACCGCAGCATCGCTCGCCTCCGGGCGGCCTCCCGGCACTGA